One part of the Xanthocytophaga agilis genome encodes these proteins:
- a CDS encoding outer membrane protein assembly factor BamD, which produces MQKNWIILAIILLSLFTTGCSEFERLRKSNDLPKKVKAAFEYYDQKRYYRADILFEEVLPLIQGAPEAEKGTFYHAYCKYYLGDYVLSKYQFQKFYETYARSQFAEEAMYMSAVSLYADSPIYTLDQTNTIEAIGALQNFINTYPNSKYVEESTNLINELRVKLEKKAFEAALLYSRTGNHKAALVAFNNFQRGYPDSDYNEEVAFRKVESAYLLAEQSIQSKQVERYQEAISSYESFLDRYPQSKFLRRAETYYEKSLNTVGEANKNLQTQKAQEQ; this is translated from the coding sequence ATGCAAAAAAATTGGATTATCTTAGCAATTATCCTGCTTTCTCTATTTACTACCGGATGCAGTGAGTTCGAAAGATTACGTAAAAGCAATGACCTGCCAAAAAAAGTAAAAGCAGCATTTGAATATTACGATCAGAAAAGATATTACCGCGCCGATATTTTATTTGAAGAAGTATTGCCACTGATTCAGGGAGCGCCAGAAGCAGAAAAAGGCACATTTTATCATGCTTACTGCAAATATTATCTGGGAGACTATGTTCTGAGCAAGTATCAGTTTCAGAAATTTTATGAAACTTATGCACGTAGCCAGTTTGCTGAAGAAGCGATGTATATGAGTGCAGTTTCTCTTTATGCAGACTCACCTATCTATACTTTAGACCAAACCAATACAATTGAAGCTATTGGAGCACTTCAGAATTTTATTAATACATATCCCAATAGCAAATATGTAGAGGAAAGCACGAACCTGATTAATGAACTTCGTGTTAAACTTGAAAAGAAAGCATTTGAAGCTGCATTGTTGTACTCCAGAACAGGTAATCATAAAGCAGCCTTGGTTGCATTTAATAACTTTCAGCGTGGTTATCCCGATTCTGACTATAATGAAGAAGTAGCTTTTCGCAAAGTAGAAAGTGCTTACCTTCTGGCAGAACAAAGTATTCAAAGTAAACAAGTAGAACGTTATCAGGAAGCGATTTCATCTTATGAAAGTTTTCTGGACAGATATCCTCAAAGCAAGTTTTTGCGTCGTGCAGAAACTTACTATGAAAAAAGCCTGAATACAGTAGGAGAAGCCAATAAAAATCTCCAGACTCAAAAGGCTCAAGAACAATAA
- a CDS encoding peptide deformylase, translated as MKSDQVLLLGDPRLHEVSTLVAQEELAGLTPVIQDLHDILFEFKARFAHYGAFRAIAAPQIGVMKRLIYMYIDKPVVFINPVLTNLSAEMIELWDDCMCFPNLLVKLQRHKSCTIEYRDEHWQLQSLSLTDSLSELLQHEYDHLNGILATQLAIDAHSFRWRK; from the coding sequence ATGAAATCAGATCAGGTTTTGTTATTGGGAGATCCCCGTTTACATGAAGTTTCTACTCTGGTAGCTCAGGAAGAATTAGCGGGCTTAACACCTGTCATTCAGGATTTGCACGACATCTTGTTTGAATTTAAAGCCCGTTTTGCTCATTATGGCGCCTTCAGAGCCATTGCAGCTCCACAGATTGGAGTTATGAAACGCCTTATATACATGTATATTGACAAGCCTGTTGTTTTCATCAATCCGGTTCTAACAAATTTAAGTGCTGAAATGATAGAACTATGGGATGATTGTATGTGTTTCCCTAATCTGCTGGTAAAGCTACAAAGACATAAAAGTTGTACGATAGAATATCGGGATGAACATTGGCAACTGCAAAGCCTATCCTTAACAGATAGCCTGTCTGAACTACTCCAGCATGAATATGATCATCTGAACGGAATTTTGGCAACCCAACTTGCAATAGATGCTCATTCGTTTCGATGGAGAAAATAA
- a CDS encoding OstA-like protein: protein MQKLFGYLSYLLLFFLTVPVLAQQKEKITLEFADSLIGAVKNGQETRRLIGNVRLRQGTTTINCDSAYLYNYKNFVEAYGHVRIVQNDSIVITGNNGTYDGQTKFAKMRENVVMNDGKKTLTTEQLDYDMRSNQAYYPDNGTIVEDDNTIVSKQGYYNTQTKVFTFEKDVVMTNPKYKLTSDRVIYDSHTKVAYFTTLTHIEGKDGTLVSTDGEYNTVSGQSVFRSRSSIDYDTYILTGDRLNYDKLNQLGVATGNVILFAKKDSVIVEGDTARYFGQAGISKVYGKALMKKLMKKDTLYITGDTLVSIEDKASNSKKIFAYFNVRIFKKDLQGKCDSLVYNQTDSTIQFYHDPVLWNDKSQLMADTMRIQLVNNAIDKMYLKTNSFVISLDTLKNYNQVKGRQMVAYFDTTSQLYRVTVNGNGENVTWVLNDQNTNIRGVNKVECSNMIINLTDGKVKRVAFLNKPDAVFIPPHEIVEPDTRLRGFKWREKEKPARKDVLVREELPLPVSKKNNKKEPVKPKKTIEKDKSTNKTTSKVS, encoded by the coding sequence ATGCAAAAATTATTTGGATATTTAAGCTATTTACTCTTATTCTTTTTGACTGTTCCTGTTCTGGCACAGCAGAAAGAAAAAATCACACTTGAATTTGCAGATAGTCTGATTGGAGCAGTAAAAAATGGACAGGAAACACGCCGTTTGATTGGTAATGTACGGTTACGTCAAGGCACTACTACAATCAATTGTGATTCGGCTTACTTATACAATTACAAAAATTTTGTAGAAGCATACGGACATGTTCGTATAGTACAAAATGATTCCATCGTCATCACAGGTAATAATGGTACCTATGATGGTCAGACCAAGTTTGCTAAAATGCGGGAGAATGTAGTCATGAATGATGGTAAAAAAACACTGACTACCGAACAACTAGACTATGATATGCGAAGCAATCAGGCATATTATCCGGACAACGGTACAATTGTCGAGGACGATAATACCATAGTTAGCAAGCAAGGTTATTACAATACACAAACTAAAGTGTTTACTTTTGAGAAAGATGTTGTAATGACTAACCCAAAATATAAGCTAACCTCTGACAGAGTTATCTACGACAGCCATACCAAAGTAGCCTACTTTACTACTTTAACTCATATTGAAGGCAAAGATGGAACACTGGTTTCTACAGATGGAGAATATAATACGGTATCCGGCCAATCTGTTTTTCGTTCCCGCAGTTCTATTGACTATGATACCTATATCCTAACAGGAGATCGACTCAATTATGACAAGCTGAATCAATTGGGTGTAGCGACAGGAAATGTTATTTTGTTTGCAAAAAAAGACAGTGTCATAGTAGAGGGAGATACAGCCCGTTATTTTGGACAAGCAGGAATCTCCAAAGTATATGGAAAGGCATTAATGAAGAAGCTAATGAAGAAAGATACTCTATATATTACCGGAGATACACTGGTATCTATAGAAGACAAAGCTTCTAATTCCAAAAAGATATTTGCCTATTTTAATGTACGCATCTTCAAAAAAGATCTGCAGGGTAAGTGCGATTCTCTGGTATATAATCAAACAGACTCAACTATTCAGTTTTATCATGATCCTGTGTTATGGAACGATAAAAGTCAATTGATGGCAGATACGATGCGGATTCAGCTTGTAAACAATGCCATTGATAAGATGTATCTCAAGACAAATTCGTTTGTTATTTCGCTGGATACATTGAAAAACTATAATCAGGTGAAAGGACGCCAGATGGTTGCTTATTTTGATACGACCAGTCAGCTATACAGAGTTACAGTCAATGGCAATGGAGAAAATGTAACCTGGGTGCTCAACGATCAAAATACCAATATACGAGGTGTAAATAAGGTAGAATGCAGCAACATGATTATCAATCTTACAGATGGAAAAGTGAAACGGGTTGCATTCTTAAATAAACCAGATGCAGTATTTATCCCTCCGCATGAGATAGTTGAACCAGACACACGATTAAGAGGATTTAAATGGAGGGAAAAAGAGAAACCTGCCAGAAAAGATGTATTGGTGCGGGAAGAGTTGCCGTTGCCTGTATCTAAAAAAAACAACAAGAAGGAACCTGTAAAGCCTAAGAAGACAATAGAGAAGGACAAAAGCACAAATAAAACAACAAGCAAAGTAAGTTAA
- a CDS encoding VOC family protein — MQLLNGSVQSDFIYIAHMLHSLHHVAIICSDYQKSKKFYTEVLGLTIVQETYRMERDSWKLDLAVGNHYQIELFSFPNPPVRVSRPEARGLRHLAFAVTDLEGSIGRLTQYGVITEPIRTDELTGKRFTFFSDPDDLPLELYEL, encoded by the coding sequence ATGCAACTACTCAATGGTAGTGTACAATCTGATTTTATTTATATAGCTCATATGCTCCACTCTCTCCATCACGTTGCTATTATCTGTTCTGATTATCAGAAATCTAAAAAATTTTACACAGAGGTTCTGGGTCTAACAATTGTACAGGAAACTTATCGTATGGAACGCGATTCCTGGAAACTTGATCTGGCTGTTGGGAACCATTATCAGATCGAACTATTCTCTTTTCCCAATCCGCCTGTACGGGTTTCCCGTCCCGAAGCAAGAGGATTACGCCACCTGGCTTTTGCTGTAACAGATCTGGAAGGAAGCATCGGAAGACTCACTCAGTATGGAGTGATCACAGAGCCTATTCGTACAGATGAATTAACAGGAAAACGTTTTACCTTTTTTTCAGATCCGGATGATTTGCCACTGGAACTATATGAACTTTGA
- a CDS encoding DUF4835 family protein, with protein MRKFIYTYFLVLGFIIVNHLQVVAQELRCNVKINASSNQIASNVGTINDTQIFTEMQRAMTQFMNNTRWTNDNFKDSEKINCNIVITITAIPGVGQYEAQAIIQSSRPVYGTDYESVVMSFVDRAFRFTYNPGEQMNYNEAAFTSNLVSMLSFYANIIIGLDYDTFSKVGGTAYLQKAAAISTLASQESNDDSWKPNSDTRSRYWLGENLNSPQMQSFREGLYTYYRVAIDNYAANGDQARSQILTFLNNVKQINQIRPNSIWTNTFFDTKSNELINIFSEGNPQDKVKAYNLLVELDPTKADRYRKLTR; from the coding sequence ATGAGAAAATTTATTTATACATACTTCCTGGTATTAGGGTTCATAATAGTAAATCACCTTCAGGTAGTAGCCCAGGAATTACGCTGCAATGTAAAGATAAATGCAAGCAGTAACCAGATAGCATCTAATGTTGGTACCATTAATGATACGCAGATCTTTACAGAAATGCAGCGGGCAATGACTCAGTTTATGAATAATACCCGCTGGACCAATGACAATTTCAAAGATTCAGAAAAGATAAACTGTAATATTGTTATTACCATTACAGCAATACCAGGTGTGGGCCAATACGAAGCCCAAGCAATTATTCAGTCTTCTCGCCCTGTTTATGGAACAGATTATGAATCTGTTGTAATGAGTTTTGTGGACAGAGCATTCCGATTCACCTACAATCCGGGCGAACAAATGAATTACAATGAGGCGGCCTTCACCTCCAATCTGGTATCCATGTTGTCTTTTTATGCCAATATTATCATTGGTCTGGATTATGATACCTTTAGCAAGGTAGGCGGAACCGCTTACTTGCAAAAAGCAGCTGCAATTTCTACACTTGCCAGTCAGGAAAGTAATGATGATTCATGGAAACCAAACAGTGATACCCGAAGCCGCTACTGGCTGGGAGAAAATCTGAACAGCCCACAAATGCAGTCGTTTCGGGAAGGATTATATACTTATTATCGTGTAGCCATTGATAACTATGCAGCGAATGGAGATCAGGCCCGAAGTCAGATACTAACATTTCTAAACAATGTAAAACAAATCAATCAGATTCGTCCCAACTCCATCTGGACAAATACATTCTTTGATACAAAATCCAATGAGTTGATCAATATATTCTCAGAAGGGAATCCTCAAGATAAAGTAAAAGCATATAACCTTCTGGTAGAACTGGATCCGACCAAGGCTGACAGATACCGAAAGCTAACCAGATAA
- the tilS gene encoding tRNA lysidine(34) synthetase TilS, which produces MLKKFLTYINEKTLFQPDEKVLLAVSGGMDSVVMLHLFYKAKLNFAVAHCNFGLRGEESDADELFVKKLAKKYKVPFYSEQFDTEAFALQEKVSVQMAARVLRYEWFEGICKNNGFSVIATAHHLNDTLETVLFNLTKGTGIAGLHGIQSKNGRIARPLLFANREEIYEYVVENQLAWREDSSNQSSHYHRNLIRNEVIPLLKNINPNLEHTIEHTVDRVLAVEKIFLAEVEKTRAVVMRQEGGVTYINFEKLQTEIEPVIKLHELLKPFHFTYTQVNDIWQTLGAESGRQFDSPSYRLIKDRTELVITAKGLQSYIPATIDADTTQFQNEVVSLSIQKVSASGFKIPSSPKIAALDLATLKFPLKIRLWKQGDKFCPLGMKQKKKVSDFLIDEKVPVNIKERTYVLLSGDDIVWIAGMRIDDRFKLTKETTEVYQISLER; this is translated from the coding sequence ATGCTAAAAAAATTTTTAACATACATTAACGAAAAAACATTATTCCAGCCTGATGAAAAAGTGCTTCTGGCAGTTAGTGGAGGGATGGATTCTGTTGTAATGCTTCATTTATTCTACAAAGCCAAATTAAACTTTGCTGTAGCACATTGTAATTTTGGTTTGAGAGGTGAAGAATCTGATGCAGATGAACTGTTTGTGAAAAAGCTGGCGAAGAAATACAAGGTGCCTTTTTACTCGGAACAGTTTGATACAGAAGCTTTTGCTCTGCAAGAGAAAGTATCTGTTCAAATGGCTGCCAGAGTACTGAGATATGAGTGGTTTGAAGGAATTTGTAAGAATAATGGCTTTTCTGTGATTGCTACTGCCCATCATCTGAATGATACACTGGAAACCGTATTATTTAACCTGACAAAAGGAACAGGCATTGCTGGATTACATGGCATTCAATCTAAGAACGGACGTATTGCCAGACCTTTGTTATTTGCCAATAGAGAGGAAATATATGAATATGTGGTGGAGAACCAGTTGGCATGGCGTGAAGATTCTTCCAATCAATCGTCTCATTACCATCGTAATCTAATTCGGAATGAGGTGATTCCCTTATTAAAAAATATCAACCCCAATCTGGAACATACCATTGAGCATACAGTAGACAGAGTATTGGCAGTGGAAAAGATATTTCTGGCTGAGGTCGAAAAAACGCGTGCTGTTGTAATGCGTCAGGAGGGTGGAGTAACCTATATTAATTTTGAAAAACTACAGACAGAGATAGAACCTGTCATCAAGTTGCATGAGTTGTTGAAGCCATTTCACTTTACCTATACACAGGTGAATGATATCTGGCAAACATTAGGTGCCGAATCGGGCAGGCAATTTGATTCACCTTCTTATCGATTGATAAAAGATCGCACAGAGTTGGTGATTACTGCGAAGGGATTACAGTCCTATATTCCGGCTACTATTGATGCAGATACTACTCAGTTTCAGAATGAAGTGGTTTCACTTTCTATTCAGAAAGTATCTGCGTCAGGATTTAAAATTCCTTCTTCTCCTAAGATTGCAGCTTTAGACCTGGCAACCCTGAAATTTCCGTTAAAGATACGTTTATGGAAGCAGGGTGATAAATTTTGCCCATTGGGAATGAAGCAAAAGAAAAAAGTAAGTGATTTCCTGATAGATGAAAAAGTACCAGTAAATATAAAGGAGAGAACCTATGTTCTTTTATCAGGGGATGATATTGTATGGATTGCGGGTATGCGCATTGATGACCGATTTAAACTTACCAAAGAAACTACTGAAGTATATCAGATTTCACTGGAAAGATAA
- the coaBC gene encoding bifunctional phosphopantothenoylcysteine decarboxylase/phosphopantothenate--cysteine ligase CoaBC gives MLAGKKIILGITGSISAYKAALLTRLLVKSHAEVRIIMTDAATEFITPLTLSTLSKNPVLNKFVRNESGEWNNHVELGLWADSMIIAPASANSIAKCANGFCDNLLTATYFSARCPVFFAPAMDLDMYKHPATQANLQKLTSFGNQIIPAENGELASGLVGEGRLAEPEHIVSFLEKYFSQSEISNKKSLAGKKVLITAGPTYEPLDPVRFIGNHSTGKMGFAIAERMAAHGAQVELVTGPTHLQLTNSNIHITRVLSAQQMFEASARIFPQSDITVLAAAVADYRPAEIADQKIKKKEDSFTLNLVKNVDIAATLGQQKQPGQIMVGFALETENEESNAQEKLRKKNLDMIVLNSLNDKGAGFGHDTNKISVIQKDGNLQRFDLKSKTAAAEDITNLIIDLLVEKAAQTS, from the coding sequence ATGCTTGCAGGTAAAAAAATAATTTTAGGTATTACAGGAAGCATTTCAGCCTATAAAGCGGCTCTCCTGACCCGATTGCTTGTGAAATCCCATGCAGAAGTCAGAATCATTATGACAGATGCTGCAACCGAGTTTATTACGCCACTTACACTAAGCACTCTCTCCAAAAATCCGGTTCTGAATAAATTTGTCAGGAATGAAAGTGGTGAATGGAACAATCATGTAGAACTGGGTCTCTGGGCAGATTCCATGATAATAGCTCCAGCCTCAGCCAATAGCATAGCCAAATGCGCTAATGGATTTTGTGACAACCTGCTTACTGCTACATATTTCTCAGCTAGATGTCCTGTATTTTTTGCCCCAGCTATGGATCTGGATATGTATAAACATCCTGCAACCCAAGCTAACTTACAGAAACTAACCTCATTTGGTAATCAAATCATTCCAGCAGAAAATGGAGAGCTCGCTAGCGGATTGGTAGGAGAAGGTCGTTTGGCAGAACCTGAACATATTGTTTCTTTTCTGGAAAAATATTTTTCACAGTCTGAGATTTCTAATAAGAAATCTCTTGCAGGAAAGAAAGTGCTTATTACAGCAGGTCCAACCTATGAGCCACTTGATCCGGTGCGATTTATTGGAAATCACTCGACGGGAAAAATGGGTTTTGCCATAGCGGAACGGATGGCAGCACATGGTGCACAGGTTGAGCTGGTAACAGGTCCAACTCACCTACAATTGACAAATTCCAACATTCATATTACCAGAGTACTTAGTGCACAACAAATGTTTGAGGCATCAGCCAGGATATTCCCTCAGTCAGATATCACTGTGTTAGCGGCAGCTGTAGCAGACTATCGTCCGGCAGAAATTGCAGATCAGAAAATAAAGAAGAAGGAAGATAGCTTTACACTCAATTTAGTTAAGAATGTAGATATTGCGGCTACTCTGGGGCAACAAAAACAGCCTGGACAGATTATGGTAGGCTTTGCTCTGGAAACGGAAAACGAAGAAAGTAATGCACAGGAAAAACTAAGAAAGAAAAACCTGGATATGATTGTACTAAATAGTCTGAATGATAAAGGTGCGGGGTTTGGACACGATACAAACAAAATCAGCGTTATTCAGAAAGATGGAAATCTTCAACGCTTTGATCTGAAGTCCAAAACAGCAGCAGCAGAAGATATTACCAACCTGATTATAGATCTGCTTGTTGAAAAAGCTGCTCAGACTTCATAA
- the recN gene encoding DNA repair protein RecN has product MLTNLFIKNYALIREFEMQPDPELSIITGETGAGKSIMLGAIGLLLGNRADTRVLYDEGEKCVIEGTFDVPDHDSLIHIFEEEELDYDATNIIRREISPSGKSRAFVNDTPVTLETLRKIGNLLVDVHSQHDTLQLGSNEYQLYIIDTYAQNQTIQNDYRQAYRLYKKHEHSYEDLVANADTLRKELDYNKFLLDELAEADLTANEEQEMLEDQLKMLENAEEIKTKLNTAIEIITNSEYAVNTNLRQIGAILGQLSNLSSKYTGLKERVESCLIELRDVASELETEEVNIEFDPERINQIQERLSMIYRLQKKHNVESIQELLSIQEVLEAKVGKVLNFDDAIAEAKKQMDKSFEALMKIAQKLSATRTKVISSIEKELMELLKDVGMPNATVSIQHDVVKPIANGIDSVNLRFSANKGMKPQELKSVASGGEFSRLMLCVKYLLADKTSLPTIIFDEIDTGISGEVAIKVGRMIKRMAQAKHQVLAISHLHQIAAKGNVHYFVYKDNSAEKTVSKIKKLSEQERINEIAKMIGGENPSESAIKNAKELLETA; this is encoded by the coding sequence ATGCTGACAAATCTCTTTATAAAAAACTATGCATTAATTCGGGAATTCGAAATGCAACCCGACCCTGAACTAAGCATCATTACAGGTGAGACAGGTGCCGGAAAATCCATTATGCTAGGGGCTATTGGCTTGCTATTAGGCAATCGTGCTGACACACGTGTACTCTATGACGAGGGAGAAAAATGTGTAATAGAAGGCACCTTTGACGTTCCTGATCACGACAGTCTGATACATATCTTTGAAGAAGAGGAACTGGATTATGATGCTACCAATATTATACGCAGAGAAATCAGTCCCAGCGGCAAATCCCGAGCATTTGTCAACGACACGCCTGTTACTCTTGAAACTCTGCGAAAAATCGGCAATCTGTTGGTAGATGTTCACTCCCAGCACGATACGCTTCAATTAGGCTCCAATGAATATCAGTTGTATATCATTGATACGTATGCACAAAACCAGACCATTCAGAATGATTACCGACAAGCCTACCGACTCTACAAAAAACACGAGCATAGCTATGAAGATCTGGTAGCCAATGCAGATACACTCAGAAAAGAACTGGATTACAATAAGTTCCTTCTGGATGAACTGGCAGAAGCAGATCTGACAGCAAATGAGGAACAGGAAATGTTGGAAGATCAGTTGAAAATGCTGGAGAACGCGGAAGAAATAAAAACTAAGTTGAATACTGCTATTGAGATAATTACTAATTCTGAATATGCAGTAAATACCAATCTACGTCAGATAGGAGCCATTTTAGGCCAACTCAGTAACCTCTCCAGTAAATATACGGGATTGAAAGAACGTGTAGAGAGTTGTCTGATTGAATTGCGCGATGTAGCTTCAGAACTGGAAACAGAAGAAGTAAATATTGAGTTTGATCCCGAACGAATCAATCAGATTCAGGAAAGGCTCTCCATGATTTATCGCCTGCAGAAGAAGCACAATGTTGAGAGTATACAGGAACTGCTTAGCATACAGGAAGTACTCGAAGCCAAAGTTGGGAAAGTACTCAATTTTGATGATGCAATAGCTGAGGCCAAAAAGCAGATGGATAAAAGCTTTGAAGCGCTCATGAAGATTGCTCAGAAGTTATCTGCTACTCGTACCAAGGTAATTTCCAGCATCGAAAAAGAACTGATGGAACTGTTAAAAGATGTAGGTATGCCTAATGCAACTGTATCTATTCAGCATGATGTTGTAAAACCAATAGCCAATGGCATTGATAGTGTAAACCTTCGTTTTTCAGCAAACAAAGGCATGAAGCCCCAGGAATTGAAAAGTGTTGCCTCAGGTGGTGAGTTTTCCCGGTTGATGTTGTGTGTTAAATATCTTCTGGCAGATAAAACATCTCTTCCAACCATCATCTTTGATGAGATTGATACAGGTATATCAGGAGAGGTAGCTATCAAAGTGGGACGTATGATTAAACGTATGGCTCAGGCAAAACACCAGGTACTGGCCATCAGCCACCTTCATCAAATTGCAGCCAAAGGAAATGTACACTACTTTGTATATAAAGATAACTCTGCAGAAAAGACTGTTAGTAAGATTAAGAAATTGAGCGAACAGGAACGAATCAATGAAATTGCCAAAATGATTGGAGGTGAAAACCCATCAGAAAGTGCGATCAAAAATGCCAAAGAGTTACTGGAAACAGCCTGA
- a CDS encoding AAA family ATPase — protein MEITETDRVKLHQLKIKQVMAEMSKVVVGREYLLNRLLIGLFTGGHILLEGVPGLAKTLIVNTLSKVLYLNFQRIQFTPDLLPADLIGTMIYNQRTGNFEVKKGPIFANLILADEINRSPAKVQSALLEAMQERQVTIGDTTFPLDKPFLVLATQNPVEQEGTYPLPEAQVDRFMMKVFVSYLDKNQELEVMRRMSNMNFSGHVNPILEKDDISNIRNEINKVTISESLEKYIIELIFATRQPQDYGLKDEAHYVQFGASPRASINLNRAAKAMAYLNERDYVLPEDIKEVAPDVLNHRLILNYEAEVDGVTPSKIVDTILKKVAIGR, from the coding sequence ATGGAGATTACAGAAACAGACCGCGTTAAGTTACACCAACTAAAAATAAAGCAGGTAATGGCCGAAATGAGCAAGGTTGTGGTAGGTCGCGAATATCTGCTCAATCGGTTGCTAATTGGATTATTTACAGGTGGTCATATTCTGCTGGAAGGTGTACCAGGTCTGGCCAAAACACTTATTGTCAATACATTATCCAAAGTTTTATACCTTAACTTTCAGCGCATTCAATTCACTCCGGATCTGCTACCAGCCGATTTGATCGGAACAATGATTTACAATCAGCGAACAGGAAACTTTGAAGTTAAGAAAGGACCTATCTTTGCTAATCTCATTTTGGCAGATGAGATTAACCGATCTCCGGCAAAGGTGCAATCAGCCCTATTGGAAGCTATGCAGGAACGCCAGGTCACTATTGGAGATACCACATTTCCTTTGGATAAGCCTTTTCTGGTACTGGCAACTCAGAACCCTGTAGAACAGGAAGGTACTTATCCCCTACCAGAAGCTCAGGTAGACCGTTTTATGATGAAGGTATTTGTAAGCTATCTGGACAAAAATCAGGAACTGGAAGTAATGCGTAGAATGTCCAATATGAACTTCTCAGGCCATGTCAATCCTATTCTGGAAAAAGACGACATATCGAATATCAGAAATGAGATTAATAAAGTGACAATTTCTGAATCCTTGGAGAAGTATATTATTGAACTCATCTTTGCTACCCGTCAGCCACAGGATTATGGATTAAAGGATGAGGCACATTATGTTCAGTTTGGAGCATCCCCTCGGGCAAGTATCAATCTGAACCGGGCAGCCAAAGCAATGGCGTATCTGAATGAACGTGATTATGTACTACCTGAAGATATCAAAGAAGTAGCTCCAGATGTGCTGAACCATCGACTTATTCTCAATTATGAAGCAGAGGTAGATGGAGTAACACCTTCCAAGATTGTAGATACGATTTTGAAAAAAGTTGCGATAGGCAGATAA
- a CDS encoding T9SS type A sorting domain-containing protein, translating to MRQLLLIFLSSYFLTCSVGVWAVTPTEIRIDSPSVKYTHTTFQGGIPAFSNDKITISGIYPNPATTTAALEYDITGELKEAKILISNVLGSSIGEYKLTRDGHKMQLDTSEFAPGIYFYTLSVDGKSIFTRKLIIRHSS from the coding sequence ATGAGACAACTTTTACTTATTTTTTTATCCTCATATTTTTTAACCTGTTCAGTGGGGGTTTGGGCAGTGACGCCAACAGAAATTCGGATTGATTCACCTTCTGTAAAATATACGCATACAACATTTCAGGGAGGCATACCAGCATTCTCTAATGATAAAATCACCATTTCTGGTATATATCCCAATCCAGCAACCACGACAGCAGCATTGGAATATGATATCACTGGAGAATTAAAGGAAGCAAAAATATTAATCAGCAATGTTTTGGGCAGTAGCATCGGAGAATATAAACTAACACGGGATGGCCATAAAATGCAGTTAGATACTTCTGAATTTGCGCCTGGTATCTACTTCTATACATTATCAGTTGATGGTAAAAGTATTTTTACCCGAAAGCTTATTATCCGACATTCATCTTAG
- a CDS encoding DNA-directed RNA polymerase subunit omega, with protein sequence MIKPNVSASILTRDNDKLAEPTGNVYESVSVIARRARELAMRNKEELNNKLAEFASTVDNLEEVFENREQIEISRYYERLPKPASVAIDEFLAGKLFRRFRDEEGDKTQE encoded by the coding sequence ATGATAAAGCCCAATGTTTCAGCATCTATCTTAACTCGTGATAACGATAAGTTGGCAGAACCAACCGGAAATGTATACGAATCAGTGTCTGTAATAGCACGACGTGCTCGTGAACTTGCGATGCGCAACAAAGAAGAGTTAAATAACAAGCTGGCAGAATTTGCTTCAACAGTTGACAATCTGGAAGAAGTTTTCGAAAACCGTGAGCAGATCGAAATTTCCCGTTATTATGAGCGTCTGCCAAAGCCTGCTTCTGTAGCGATAGATGAGTTTCTTGCAGGAAAGCTATTCCGTCGTTTTCGTGATGAAGAAGGAGATAAGACTCAAGAGTAA